In one Magallana gigas chromosome 7, xbMagGiga1.1, whole genome shotgun sequence genomic region, the following are encoded:
- the LOC105331410 gene encoding ribosome biogenesis protein BRX1 homolog encodes MAPKRKQQDQNHSVKKKKQKVREDIVLKPTISSEDIPKTQTKWTNKERVLVFSSRGISYRGRHLMNDMRTLMPHAKSESKMDKKDQLFVINEMCEMRNCSKCIYLEAKKKQDLYMWLSNVPRGPSAKFLVENLHTMSELKMTGNCLKGSRPLLSFDQEFDKEAHWSLIKELLIQTFSTPNHHPKSQPFFDHVYTFSIADNRIWFRNYQILEEDGSLAEIGPRFVLNPIRIFEGSFGGPTLFQNPHYVSPNDLRHLMRKRGAQKYMSRIQAKKSLEMRRGQPSYETDPTDDVFVTIRPEDAEEDS; translated from the exons ATGGCAcctaaaagaaaacaacaagaCCAGAACCACTCtgtgaagaaaaagaaacaaaaagtcAGAGAGGATATTGTCCTAAAACCGACAATATCATCGGAAGATATTCCCAAAACACAG ACTAAATGGACTAACAAGGAAAGAGTACTAGTTTTTTCATCTCGAGGAATATCATACAGGGGTCGCCATTTAATGAATGACATGAGGACCTTGATGCCCCATGCAAAATCAG AAtctaaaatggataaaaaagaTCAACTCTTTGTCATCAATgag atgtgtgagatgagaaattgttcaaaatgtatTTACCTGGAAGCAAAGAAGAAGCAGGATCTTTACATGTG GTTATCAAATGTACCAAGAGGCCCCTCTGCCAAATTTCTTGTAGAAAACT tacaCACAATGTCAGAGTTGAAGATGACAGGCAATTGTCTGAAGGGGTCACGACCTTTGCTCTCATTTGATCAA gAATTTGACAAAGAAGCACACTGGAGTCTCATTAAAGAACTATTAATACAG ACATTTAGTACCCCAAACCATCATCCCAAGAGTCAGCCATTCTTTGATCATGTATACACATTCTCCATCGCAGACAACCGGATCTGGTTCAGGAATTACCAGATACTTGAGGAGGATGGTTCTTTGGCAGAAATCG GACCCCGGTTTGTTTTGAATCCTATCAGAATATTTGAGGGAAGTTTTGGAGGGCCAACACTCTTCCAGAATCCTCACTATGTATCTCCTAATGAT CTGAGGCATCTGATGAGGAAGAGAGGAGCCCAAAAATATATGTCCAGGATTCAGGCCAAGAAATCGCTGGAGATGAGACGCGGTCAGCCGTCTTACGAAACAGACCCAACAGACGATGTGTTTGTCACGATACGACCCGAGGACGCTGAGGAAGATTCTTGA